The Mesorhizobium loti genome includes a region encoding these proteins:
- a CDS encoding alpha/beta hydrolase, with the protein MSIRRQIFCAFAVATALLSSAAQSQTLSLKPFKDDLFAYPATLSSDTNGAYTVIDYREMRDINQRDQVPERRVNAQYTDTSVRKVQQDLLLKTDAGDVRHVAVGKTEGAGIIVLYLHGQGGSRKQGVDDFTFGGNFNRLKNLMAGNGGLYLSPDFTDFGDRGAAQVAALIGHYAEKSPGAKIFVACGSMGGALCWKLAARNDTGRRINGLLLLGSLWDESFLASPAFRRHVPVFFGQGSHDVVFPVEKQEAFFRSIIAKSKAYPYPTHFVRFETGTHGTPIRMTDWRGTLNWMLSKAP; encoded by the coding sequence ATGTCTATTCGCCGCCAAATTTTCTGTGCCTTTGCAGTCGCGACCGCGTTGCTGTCTTCGGCTGCGCAAAGTCAGACGCTGTCCTTAAAACCCTTCAAGGACGATCTCTTCGCCTATCCGGCCACTTTGTCGTCCGACACCAATGGTGCCTACACGGTCATCGATTACCGCGAGATGCGCGACATCAATCAGCGTGACCAGGTGCCGGAGCGCCGGGTGAACGCCCAATACACCGACACCAGCGTTCGCAAGGTGCAGCAGGATTTGTTGCTGAAGACCGATGCCGGCGATGTCAGGCATGTTGCCGTCGGCAAGACCGAGGGCGCCGGCATCATCGTGCTTTACCTGCACGGGCAGGGCGGCAGCCGCAAGCAAGGCGTCGACGACTTCACCTTCGGCGGCAATTTCAACCGGCTCAAGAACCTGATGGCCGGCAATGGCGGCCTTTATCTCAGCCCGGATTTTACCGATTTCGGCGACAGGGGAGCGGCGCAGGTTGCGGCGCTGATCGGTCACTATGCCGAAAAATCGCCAGGCGCGAAGATCTTCGTCGCCTGCGGCTCGATGGGCGGTGCGCTGTGCTGGAAGCTTGCCGCCCGCAATGATACCGGCCGGCGCATCAATGGGCTGCTGCTGCTTGGCTCGCTATGGGACGAGAGTTTCCTCGCCAGCCCCGCCTTCAGGCGTCATGTCCCGGTCTTCTTCGGTCAGGGCAGCCATGACGTGGTTTTCCCGGTGGAAAAGCAGGAAGCCTTCTTCCGTTCGATCATCGCCAAATCGAAAGCCTACCCGTATCCGACCCATTTCGTCCGCTTCGAGACGGGCACCCATGGCACCCCAATCCGCATGACCGACTGGCGCGGCACGCTCAACTGGATGCTGTCGAAGGCGCCTTGA
- a CDS encoding XdhC family protein, with protein MENSIYLDEARDPLIIAEGWMKDGKDVAIATVVETWGSAPRPVGSHLVIDADGNFHGSVSGGCVEGAVVTEAIDVIDSGKARMLEFGVADETAWQVGLSCGGRIKVYVERLG; from the coding sequence ATGGAAAACAGCATTTATCTGGATGAGGCCCGCGATCCGCTGATCATCGCGGAAGGCTGGATGAAGGACGGCAAGGACGTGGCCATCGCGACAGTGGTCGAGACCTGGGGTTCGGCGCCCCGACCCGTGGGCAGCCATCTGGTGATCGACGCCGACGGCAATTTCCACGGCTCCGTCTCGGGCGGTTGCGTCGAAGGCGCTGTGGTGACGGAAGCCATCGACGTCATCGACAGCGGCAAGGCCAGGATGCTGGAGTTCGGTGTCGCCGACGAAACCGCCTGGCAGGTCGGCCTGTCCTGTGGCGGCCGCATCAAGGTGTATGTCGAAAGGCTCGGCTGA
- a CDS encoding NTP transferase domain-containing protein, with translation MKFGPIPIETAEGAVLAHSTTAGERRFRKAHRLSAEDVALLRTAGVSQVVAAVLAADDLGEDAAAQEIAESMAFRGIEARPAATGRVNLHAKASGIFTVDAAVIDAINAIDPAITIATLAQHAPVEKGQMVATVKIIPFAVSSALVDAATKICAGGEIFAVNAYRPVRVGVIQTVLPGIKPSVLDKTLRVTEARLARTGGRLTAERRTPHEIAPVAEAAVSLARDNDMVVIFGASAMSDFADVVPAAIEKAGGTVVRAGMPVDPGNLLVLGTLNGKRVIGAPGCARSPKENGFDWVLDRLIAGLDVTARDIAGMGVGGLLMEIPTRPQPREPLPAKSQLKVGIVLLAAGRSSRMGGPNKLLALFDGQPLVRRTAERALGSKASSTIVVTGHQRERVRAALAGLDVTFADNPDFTEGLSTSLKAGIAYLPEDSAGVMIVLGDMPDITSDDLDGLIDAFRKAGGNSVVRASHDGKRGNPVLLPRSLFPAIAHLEGDTGARHLVETEGLDVIDAEIGAAASVDVDTREALEGAGGVLQD, from the coding sequence GTGAAATTCGGCCCGATCCCGATTGAGACGGCGGAAGGCGCGGTGCTGGCGCACTCTACCACAGCGGGCGAGCGCCGCTTTCGCAAGGCGCACAGGCTGAGCGCCGAGGATGTGGCGCTGCTGCGGACCGCCGGCGTTTCGCAGGTTGTTGCGGCTGTGTTGGCCGCCGACGACCTCGGCGAGGATGCCGCCGCGCAGGAAATAGCCGAGAGCATGGCCTTTCGCGGCATCGAGGCCAGGCCGGCCGCGACCGGGCGGGTCAACCTCCATGCCAAAGCGTCGGGCATCTTCACGGTCGATGCCGCAGTCATCGACGCCATCAATGCCATCGATCCCGCCATCACCATCGCCACCCTGGCGCAGCATGCGCCGGTCGAGAAAGGCCAGATGGTCGCGACCGTGAAGATCATCCCCTTCGCGGTCAGTTCGGCACTGGTCGACGCCGCGACGAAAATCTGCGCCGGTGGCGAGATCTTTGCCGTCAACGCCTATCGGCCGGTGCGTGTCGGCGTTATCCAGACAGTTCTGCCGGGCATCAAGCCAAGTGTGCTGGACAAGACGCTGCGCGTCACCGAAGCGCGGCTGGCGCGCACCGGCGGCAGGCTGACGGCGGAGCGCCGCACGCCGCATGAGATCGCGCCGGTGGCGGAAGCCGCGGTCTCCCTGGCGCGCGACAACGACATGGTGGTGATCTTCGGCGCCTCGGCAATGAGCGATTTCGCCGATGTCGTTCCAGCCGCGATCGAGAAGGCGGGTGGTACCGTCGTCCGCGCGGGCATGCCGGTCGATCCCGGCAATCTGCTGGTGCTGGGTACACTCAACGGCAAGCGCGTCATCGGTGCGCCGGGTTGCGCCCGCAGCCCGAAGGAAAACGGCTTCGACTGGGTGCTGGACAGGTTGATCGCCGGCCTTGACGTGACCGCCAGGGATATTGCCGGCATGGGGGTCGGTGGGCTGCTGATGGAAATCCCGACGCGGCCGCAGCCGCGCGAGCCGCTGCCGGCCAAAAGCCAGCTCAAGGTCGGCATCGTGCTTCTGGCGGCCGGCCGGTCGAGCCGCATGGGCGGGCCAAACAAGCTTTTGGCGCTCTTCGACGGCCAGCCGCTGGTGCGCCGCACCGCCGAACGGGCGCTCGGCTCGAAGGCTTCCAGCACGATTGTCGTCACCGGCCACCAGCGCGAGCGGGTGCGCGCGGCGCTGGCGGGCCTCGACGTGACCTTCGCCGACAATCCCGATTTTACCGAAGGCCTGTCCACCTCGCTGAAAGCCGGCATTGCCTATCTGCCCGAGGATTCCGCCGGTGTGATGATCGTTCTCGGCGACATGCCTGATATCACGTCCGACGATCTCGACGGGCTGATCGATGCTTTCCGCAAGGCCGGCGGCAATTCGGTGGTCCGCGCCTCGCATGACGGCAAGCGCGGCAACCCTGTTCTGTTGCCGCGCTCGCTGTTCCCGGCGATTGCCCATCTCGAAGGCGACACCGGCGCACGCCATCTGGTCGAGACCGAAGGGCTCGACGTCATCGATGCCGAAATCGGCGCGGCGGCATCTGTCGATGTCGACACACGCGAAGCGCTGGAAGGCGCCGGCGGCGTGCTGCAGGATTGA
- a CDS encoding XdhC family protein yields MDPYALKTLNAERRARRAAVLVTDLGDGRDRIVREGDQVAGDLGAAIARAFRTGNSGSVEAEGRTFFLNAHLPQPRLVVIGAVHISQALAPMAKIAGYPVEIIDPRTAFATPDRFPDVALHAEWPEDVLKRQPLDSYTALAAVTHDPKVDDFALKAALDANCFYVGALGSRKTHAKRVERLLALGASPDQIARIHAPIGLDIGAASPAEIAVAVLAQAIHAFRSRGLDAKGAAA; encoded by the coding sequence ATGGACCCCTATGCACTGAAAACACTGAACGCCGAACGACGCGCCCGCCGCGCGGCGGTCCTTGTCACCGACCTCGGTGATGGCCGCGACCGGATCGTGCGCGAGGGCGACCAGGTCGCCGGCGATCTCGGCGCCGCGATCGCCAGGGCGTTCCGCACTGGCAATTCCGGTTCGGTCGAGGCCGAAGGGCGGACCTTCTTTCTCAATGCGCATCTGCCGCAGCCGCGTTTGGTCGTGATTGGCGCTGTCCACATCAGCCAGGCGCTGGCGCCGATGGCGAAAATCGCCGGCTACCCCGTGGAAATCATCGACCCTCGCACAGCTTTCGCCACGCCGGATCGCTTTCCCGACGTGGCGCTTCATGCCGAATGGCCGGAGGATGTGCTGAAGCGTCAGCCGCTCGACAGTTACACCGCGCTTGCCGCTGTCACCCATGACCCGAAGGTCGATGATTTCGCCCTGAAGGCGGCGCTCGACGCCAACTGCTTCTATGTCGGCGCGCTCGGCAGCCGCAAGACGCACGCCAAGCGCGTTGAGCGACTGTTGGCGCTGGGGGCGAGCCCCGACCAGATCGCCCGTATCCATGCGCCGATCGGGCTCGACATTGGTGCTGCCAGCCCGGCCGAGATCGCCGTTGCGGTGTTGGCGCAGGCGATCCACGCCTTCCGCTCGCGCGGGCTGGACGCAAAAGGCGCGGCGGCGTGA